In Deferribacter desulfuricans SSM1, the following are encoded in one genomic region:
- the mnmG gene encoding tRNA uridine-5-carboxymethylaminomethyl(34) synthesis enzyme MnmG yields the protein MNLIYDKTYDVIVVGAGHAGCEAALAAARMGAKTLLITIYVETIAQMSCNPAIGGLAKGNIVKDLDALGGEMAKNIDETGIQFKVLNKKKGPAVRSSRAQADKKLYRERMISVLMDQENLDVKQGVVTDIVVENDIVKGVVVDYGLYFKSDKVILTTGTFLNGLIHIGDKRYPAGRANEFASVDLAEALKRYFPLERLKTGTPARLDADTINFSVLEEQPGDNEPKMFSFESKGPKLPQVSCYITYTNEKTHSIINENMHRSPLYAGVIKGIGPRYCPSIEDKVKKFPDKSRHQIFLEPEGLDSREIYANGFSSSLPIDVQIAMYRSVKGLENVEFVRPAYAIEYDFVQPTNLYPTLETKKIKGLYFAGQINGTTGYEEAAGQGFVAAVNAVLSYDNKEFILGRDESYIGVMIDDLVTKGVDEPYRVFHSRSEYRLLLREDNAEFRLISKGYDLGLIRKSRYERFLREKEMFEKEMKRLDEIKVNPDKHNQDKLSKYNIKINNPVSLKELLRRPEVSYEIIKEFWGGVENERVAEQIEISVKYEGYIAKQMQEVERFRKIENVRIPDTLDFSKIKGLRREFIEKFERIKPKTLGQASRIPGVTPAAISLLHIYIEDEKRKRNI from the coding sequence ATGAATCTTATTTATGATAAAACTTATGATGTTATTGTTGTTGGTGCTGGCCATGCAGGTTGTGAGGCAGCATTAGCTGCTGCCAGAATGGGAGCGAAAACCTTATTAATAACAATTTATGTAGAAACTATCGCCCAAATGAGTTGTAATCCAGCTATTGGTGGTCTTGCTAAAGGGAATATTGTAAAAGATTTGGACGCTCTTGGCGGAGAAATGGCTAAAAATATAGATGAAACAGGTATACAGTTTAAGGTTTTAAATAAAAAGAAGGGGCCTGCGGTTAGAAGCTCGAGAGCACAAGCTGATAAAAAGTTGTATAGAGAAAGAATGATTTCTGTTTTGATGGATCAAGAAAATTTGGATGTTAAACAGGGGGTTGTTACTGATATTGTTGTTGAAAATGATATAGTAAAAGGGGTTGTTGTAGATTACGGGCTTTATTTTAAATCAGATAAAGTTATTCTTACAACAGGTACATTTTTAAATGGACTCATACATATTGGAGATAAAAGGTATCCTGCAGGGAGAGCAAATGAGTTTGCTTCTGTAGATCTTGCTGAGGCTTTAAAAAGGTATTTTCCGCTTGAAAGACTTAAAACAGGGACACCTGCAAGACTTGATGCAGACACTATAAATTTTTCTGTTTTAGAAGAACAGCCAGGAGATAATGAACCGAAAATGTTTTCTTTCGAAAGCAAAGGGCCTAAATTACCTCAGGTATCATGTTATATTACGTATACTAACGAAAAAACTCACAGTATCATAAATGAAAATATGCATAGGTCACCTTTATATGCAGGTGTTATAAAAGGGATAGGACCAAGATACTGCCCATCAATCGAAGATAAAGTAAAAAAATTTCCAGATAAAAGTAGGCATCAGATATTTTTAGAGCCAGAAGGGCTTGATAGTAGAGAAATATATGCAAATGGTTTTTCCTCTTCTTTGCCTATAGATGTTCAGATAGCTATGTATAGAAGTGTAAAAGGGTTAGAAAATGTCGAGTTTGTGAGACCTGCTTATGCAATTGAGTATGATTTTGTACAACCAACAAATCTTTATCCAACGCTAGAAACTAAAAAGATAAAAGGGTTGTATTTTGCTGGACAAATTAATGGAACCACAGGTTATGAGGAAGCTGCTGGTCAAGGATTTGTTGCTGCTGTTAATGCTGTCCTTTCTTATGATAATAAAGAGTTTATTTTAGGAAGGGATGAGAGTTATATTGGGGTTATGATAGATGATTTGGTAACTAAAGGGGTGGATGAGCCATACAGGGTTTTTCATTCAAGGAGTGAATACAGACTGCTGCTAAGGGAGGATAATGCAGAGTTTAGATTGATTTCGAAAGGGTATGACCTGGGGCTTATTAGAAAAAGTAGGTATGAAAGATTTTTGAGAGAAAAAGAGATGTTTGAAAAAGAGATGAAAAGGCTTGATGAGATCAAAGTAAATCCTGATAAACATAATCAAGATAAACTTTCTAAGTATAATATTAAAATAAATAATCCGGTATCTTTAAAAGAGCTTTTACGCAGGCCAGAAGTTAGTTATGAAATAATAAAAGAGTTTTGGGGTGGTGTTGAAAATGAAAGAGTTGCTGAACAAATAGAAATTTCAGTTAAATATGAAGGTTATATAGCCAAGCAGATGCAAGAAGTTGAACGGTTTAGAAAGATAGAAAACGTTAGAATACCTGATACTTTAGATTTTTCAAAAATAAAGGGGCTCAGGAGAGAGTTTATAGAGAAATTTGAAAGAATAAAACCAAAAACGCTTGGGCAAGCATCAAGAATACCTGGTGTTACACCTGCAGCAATATCATTACTTCATATTTATATAGAAGATGAAAAGCGGAAAAGAAATATTTAA
- the folD gene encoding bifunctional methylenetetrahydrofolate dehydrogenase/methenyltetrahydrofolate cyclohydrolase FolD, with protein MAILIDGKKVSEKIRVDIKEKVLKYKKTHGKVPGLAVILVGNNPASKLYVEMKTKACEEAGIYSINHRLNENVTKEELIYIIKMLNENPMVDGILVQLPLPSHIDEFEILEAIDFNKDVDGFHPYNNGRLVRGNPLFSPCTPLGVIKLLEEYNIDVCGKDVVIVGAGNITGKPLASMLLNMNATVQTCHIYTKNLKEKTLKADILVTAVGKHKLITEDMVKDGAVVIDVGICKVGDKVCGDVDFENVSKKCSYITPVPGGVGPMTIAMLLYNTLFSFERKLGLV; from the coding sequence ATGGCTATATTAATAGATGGTAAAAAAGTTTCAGAAAAGATTAGAGTTGATATTAAGGAGAAGGTGTTAAAATATAAAAAGACTCATGGAAAAGTTCCTGGACTTGCTGTAATTTTGGTTGGGAATAATCCAGCGAGTAAACTTTATGTGGAGATGAAAACAAAAGCTTGTGAAGAAGCTGGTATTTATTCCATAAATCATAGATTAAATGAAAATGTTACAAAGGAAGAGCTTATATATATTATTAAAATGTTAAATGAAAACCCGATGGTTGATGGTATATTGGTTCAATTACCTCTTCCTTCTCATATTGATGAGTTTGAAATTTTGGAGGCCATAGATTTTAATAAGGATGTGGATGGTTTTCACCCATATAATAATGGAAGGTTGGTAAGAGGTAATCCTCTTTTTTCACCGTGTACTCCATTGGGTGTAATAAAACTTTTAGAAGAGTACAATATAGATGTTTGTGGAAAGGATGTTGTAATTGTAGGTGCTGGGAATATCACTGGGAAACCTTTGGCTTCTATGTTGTTAAATATGAATGCTACTGTTCAAACATGCCATATTTATACAAAAAACTTAAAAGAGAAGACATTGAAAGCGGATATTCTTGTAACTGCTGTAGGAAAGCATAAGTTGATTACTGAGGATATGGTAAAAGATGGTGCAGTAGTAATCGATGTTGGCATCTGTAAGGTAGGGGATAAAGTTTGCGGAGATGTAGATTTTGAAAATGTTAGTAAGAAATGTTCTTATATTACCCCTGTTCCTGGCGGCGTAGGACCTATGACAATTGCAATGTTGTTATATAATACTCTTTTCTCTTTTGAAAGGAAACTTGGTTTAGTTTAA
- the mqnC gene encoding cyclic dehypoxanthinyl futalosine synthase translates to MKSNIKQRVSNSEAIDLFNKLDLLEIGKIANEIRKEKQPENIVTFVIDRNINYTNICICKCKFCAFYRDKEDEDAYVLDKDTLKRKIDETKELGGTQILLQGGLHPDFDITFYEDMLRFIKEQGIWIHGFSPPEIYHIAKMSGLSLKDTLKRLIDAGLDSIPGGGAELLVDSERTRISPNKINSNLWLEVMETAHNLGLRTTATMMFKKNDKIEYIIEHLEKIRNLQDKTGGFTAFIPWPFQPDNTELGGEHVTPYEYLKVLALSRIYLDNIDNIQVSWVTQGPKIGQIGLFFGGNDFGSLMIEENVVAACGATYRISLEDMIHNIQKAGFTPAQRDMEYNILRVFDEK, encoded by the coding sequence ATGAAATCTAATATTAAACAAAGGGTTTCAAACAGTGAAGCTATTGATCTTTTTAACAAGTTAGATTTGTTAGAAATAGGTAAAATAGCTAATGAAATCAGAAAAGAAAAACAGCCTGAAAATATTGTTACTTTTGTAATAGATAGAAATATTAATTATACAAACATTTGTATCTGTAAGTGTAAGTTTTGTGCTTTTTATCGTGATAAAGAGGATGAAGATGCTTATGTTTTGGATAAAGATACATTAAAGAGAAAGATTGATGAAACAAAAGAGCTTGGTGGTACTCAGATTTTACTTCAAGGTGGTTTACATCCTGATTTTGATATAACCTTTTATGAAGATATGCTTAGGTTTATTAAAGAGCAGGGGATTTGGATACACGGCTTTTCCCCTCCTGAAATATATCATATTGCTAAAATGTCAGGTTTAAGTCTCAAGGATACTCTTAAAAGATTGATTGATGCAGGACTAGATTCAATCCCTGGTGGTGGAGCTGAATTATTAGTTGATTCTGAACGTACAAGAATCAGTCCAAATAAAATTAATTCAAATTTATGGCTTGAGGTAATGGAAACAGCACACAATTTAGGACTAAGAACTACTGCAACTATGATGTTTAAGAAAAATGATAAAATAGAATATATTATAGAGCATTTAGAAAAAATTAGAAATCTACAGGATAAAACAGGAGGTTTTACTGCTTTTATCCCTTGGCCATTTCAACCAGATAACACTGAGCTTGGTGGAGAGCACGTGACCCCTTATGAATATTTAAAAGTTTTAGCACTTTCTAGAATATATCTTGATAATATCGATAATATACAGGTTTCATGGGTAACGCAGGGGCCAAAAATTGGACAAATTGGATTATTTTTTGGTGGTAACGATTTTGGTAGTTTGATGATAGAAGAAAATGTTGTGGCAGCTTGTGGTGCGACATATAGAATTTCTTTAGAGGATATGATACATAATATACAAAAGGCTGGTTTTACACCAGCACAAAGGGATATGGAATATAATATTCTTAGGGTGTTTGATGAAAAATAA
- the gyrA gene encoding DNA gyrase subunit A, translating to MKEKGIIEVNIEDSLKDSYLDYAMSVIIGRALPDVRDGLKPVHRRVLYAMYEMGVLHNKPYKKSARIVGDVIGKYHPHGDSAVYDTLVRMAQDFSMRYPLVDGQGNFGSIDGDSAAAMRYTEVRMTKIAEEMLSDIDKDTVDFSPNYDGSLKEPVVLPTRIPNMLINGTSGIAVGMATNIPPHNLTEVIDALVYIIDNPSNTDEEILNFIKGPDFPTYGIIYGKDEILKAYKTGKGVIKVRAKVKKEITTTGKELLVVTELPYQVNKANLIEKIANLARDKKINGIVDLRDESDRDGIRIVIELKRGENADIIINQLYKFTQMEIAYGINLVGIVNNKPKTLTLRDLLEQFLEHRKVVVIRRTKFLLKKAEDRLHILEGLIKAVENIDEVVALIKSSKNAAEAKEKLMNRFELSDKQAQAILDMRLHRLTGLEIEKLRNEYKETLKNIEFYKSILNNKSVLMGIIKEELIDIKNKYGDERRTQIVNSSEEINIEDLIPDDEVVVTLSYQGFIKRTPLSNFKSQKRGGKGKTGAGNVKEDFIKDILVTTNHSTLMFFTNKGRIHYLKVYELPELARDAKGKYIANLISLDKDEKVAAMISTKEFDRDRYIFMCTKEGIVKKTSLDAFSSGRSGIIAIKLRDGDEIVDASLISKNDSIFISTRKGKCIQFNSSEVRNMGRNATGVKGITLTKDDKVVSMEAVKGDPLILTVTTKGFGKSSLITDYRIQSRGGKGIKLSKVTERTGEIVGARQVKLEDDVMLISKSSKVIRLSVSDIPILGRDTQGVKLMGLDDEIISFDVIRED from the coding sequence ATGAAAGAGAAAGGGATTATCGAAGTTAATATCGAAGATTCTTTAAAAGATAGTTATTTAGATTATGCTATGAGTGTAATCATAGGTAGGGCACTACCTGATGTAAGGGATGGTTTAAAACCTGTTCATAGAAGAGTTTTGTATGCAATGTATGAAATGGGTGTTTTACACAATAAGCCTTATAAAAAATCGGCAAGAATTGTAGGGGATGTGATAGGTAAATATCACCCTCACGGTGATTCTGCTGTTTATGATACATTGGTAAGAATGGCACAAGATTTTTCAATGAGATATCCATTGGTAGATGGTCAGGGAAATTTTGGTTCCATAGATGGTGATTCAGCCGCTGCCATGAGATATACTGAAGTTAGGATGACCAAAATTGCAGAAGAAATGCTTTCCGATATTGATAAAGATACTGTGGATTTTTCACCGAACTATGACGGTTCTTTGAAAGAACCTGTAGTACTTCCTACTAGAATACCAAATATGCTTATAAATGGAACAAGTGGTATTGCTGTTGGTATGGCAACAAATATACCTCCTCATAATTTAACAGAAGTTATCGACGCTTTAGTTTATATTATAGATAACCCATCAAATACAGATGAAGAAATTTTAAATTTTATAAAAGGGCCGGATTTTCCAACATACGGCATAATATACGGTAAAGATGAGATTTTAAAAGCATATAAAACAGGTAAAGGCGTAATAAAAGTAAGGGCAAAGGTAAAGAAGGAAATAACCACAACAGGTAAAGAACTCTTAGTTGTGACAGAACTTCCTTATCAGGTGAATAAAGCTAATTTAATTGAAAAAATAGCTAATTTAGCAAGAGATAAAAAAATAAATGGGATTGTTGATTTAAGAGATGAATCTGACAGAGATGGTATTCGTATTGTTATAGAGTTAAAAAGAGGTGAAAATGCAGATATAATAATAAACCAGTTGTATAAATTTACACAAATGGAAATTGCATACGGTATAAATCTTGTGGGTATTGTAAATAATAAACCTAAGACTTTAACTTTAAGAGATCTATTAGAACAGTTTTTAGAACATAGAAAAGTTGTAGTTATAAGAAGAACAAAATTTTTACTAAAAAAAGCTGAAGATAGACTGCATATTTTAGAAGGTTTGATAAAAGCAGTTGAGAATATAGATGAAGTTGTTGCGCTGATTAAAAGTTCTAAAAATGCGGCAGAGGCAAAAGAGAAACTGATGAATAGGTTTGAATTATCAGATAAACAGGCTCAAGCTATTTTAGATATGAGGCTACACAGATTAACTGGGCTTGAAATTGAAAAACTTAGAAATGAATATAAAGAAACATTAAAAAATATTGAATTTTATAAGTCTATTTTGAATAACAAGTCAGTTTTAATGGGGATTATAAAGGAAGAATTAATTGATATTAAAAATAAATATGGGGATGAAAGAAGAACACAAATTGTAAATAGTTCGGAAGAAATAAATATTGAAGATCTAATTCCTGATGATGAAGTTGTAGTAACACTTTCTTATCAAGGGTTTATTAAACGTACTCCACTATCAAACTTTAAATCTCAAAAACGAGGTGGAAAAGGGAAAACAGGTGCCGGTAATGTCAAAGAAGATTTTATAAAGGATATTCTTGTAACTACAAACCATTCCACATTGATGTTTTTTACAAACAAAGGAAGAATTCATTATTTAAAGGTTTACGAATTGCCAGAGCTTGCTAGAGACGCAAAGGGTAAGTATATTGCAAATTTAATCTCCTTAGATAAGGATGAAAAAGTTGCAGCGATGATTTCCACTAAAGAGTTTGATAGAGATAGGTATATATTTATGTGTACTAAAGAAGGTATTGTTAAAAAGACATCTCTTGATGCTTTTAGTAGTGGTAGAAGTGGAATTATCGCTATAAAGCTTAGAGATGGGGATGAAATAGTAGATGCTTCATTAATTTCTAAAAACGATTCTATCTTTATATCCACAAGAAAAGGTAAATGTATTCAGTTTAACAGCTCCGAAGTAAGAAATATGGGTAGAAATGCTACTGGTGTAAAAGGGATAACGTTGACTAAAGATGATAAGGTCGTTTCAATGGAAGCGGTCAAGGGGGATCCACTTATTTTAACCGTTACTACAAAAGGATTTGGTAAATCTTCTTTAATTACTGATTATAGAATTCAATCAAGAGGTGGTAAAGGGATAAAATTATCAAAGGTTACAGAAAGAACTGGTGAAATAGTTGGTGCAAGACAGGTTAAGTTGGAGGATGATGTGATGCTGATTTCCAAGTCTTCAAAGGTTATAAGGCTCTCAGTTTCTGATATTCCTATTTTAGGGAGAGATACTCAAGGTGTGAAATTAATGGGTCTTGACGATGAAATAATATCTTTTGATGTAATAAGAGAGGATTAA
- the rsmG gene encoding 16S rRNA (guanine(527)-N(7))-methyltransferase RsmG: protein MKSGKEIFKSFFSDETLIEKLDIFYDLHKNAKINLTAIKYYDEFYIKHYLDSLYIFKTNKFSFDTLMDIGSGGGFPGIPIALLYPEKKVYLVESISKKINFLKEAIGVLKIKNVELINDRCENLKGINIDMITARGVASVNKILKWTKNVSRETKYYVLYKGEKVFDEIKEARPLIKKMGLEIKNVRVEEPFKRSYIILYRNIN, encoded by the coding sequence ATGAAAAGCGGAAAAGAAATATTTAAATCATTTTTCAGTGATGAGACTCTGATTGAAAAATTAGATATATTTTATGATCTGCATAAAAATGCAAAAATAAATTTGACAGCGATAAAGTATTATGACGAGTTTTATATAAAACATTATCTAGATAGTCTTTATATTTTCAAAACCAACAAATTTAGTTTCGATACATTAATGGATATAGGTTCTGGAGGAGGTTTCCCTGGTATTCCAATAGCTTTACTTTATCCAGAGAAAAAGGTATATTTAGTAGAGAGTATTTCTAAAAAAATAAATTTTTTGAAAGAAGCAATTGGTGTTTTGAAAATTAAAAATGTTGAGTTAATAAATGATAGATGTGAAAATTTAAAAGGTATAAATATTGATATGATTACTGCACGAGGTGTAGCCTCAGTTAATAAAATTCTTAAGTGGACTAAAAATGTTTCACGTGAAACAAAATATTATGTTTTATATAAAGGGGAAAAAGTTTTTGATGAGATAAAAGAAGCAAGGCCATTAATAAAAAAGATGGGATTGGAGATAAAAAATGTTAGAGTTGAGGAACCTTTTAAAAGGAGCTATATTATTCTTTATCGTAATATTAATTAG
- a CDS encoding tetratricopeptide repeat protein, with translation MLELRNLLKGAILFFIVILISCSPVNPNLQNKSIKSYSTLYYITKKADTDDKKFFEKLIKHGSDTDRKNGYVLLGGYYYKIGEYDKSKELLEKYKVKDEFLEYARHLWLFDIYIKSKNKNDLDKIFVKTLKFKNKGGLSSIICSQYSVNQTGNGCLITIYNKTFSKKAEINNNSSLKEVNSKEVIDVKKGTDKVENNTDLVGGENPNFAEEENSVDVLDDKVICVKTDDFNDNVIKGVLLNIKQNNLDIKTDFSDDCNGRWVINTESKKLGDLKYNDIIDFSLNYEEEYQEIYNYLSLNEIYNFYVISSKIDNVSSVEIINDDKNYIKQFFITYNEEIDNDTVSNFVYIGDYSDTFISVPLIKYYAKYPDKVHVIVGTDFLDKKVFDENFNEYFVKSIIVTPVCVVCNEVNKLFNKEFLDFYNMSPDFDSAVGYDIVTYIKNELDGLYLKSNYVSGIKGIKNDRVYREYNFYKIIGKNRLIRMLN, from the coding sequence ATGTTAGAGTTGAGGAACCTTTTAAAAGGAGCTATATTATTCTTTATCGTAATATTAATTAGTTGTTCACCTGTTAATCCTAATTTGCAGAATAAATCAATAAAAAGCTATTCTACATTGTATTATATTACCAAAAAAGCTGATACGGATGATAAAAAGTTTTTCGAAAAATTGATTAAGCATGGTTCTGATACTGACAGGAAAAATGGGTATGTGTTACTTGGAGGTTATTATTATAAAATTGGAGAGTATGATAAAAGTAAGGAACTTTTAGAAAAGTATAAAGTGAAAGATGAATTTCTTGAATATGCAAGACATTTATGGTTATTTGATATATATATAAAAAGTAAAAATAAGAATGATTTAGATAAAATCTTTGTAAAAACATTAAAATTTAAGAATAAGGGTGGGCTTTCATCTATTATATGTTCACAATATTCCGTTAATCAAACAGGTAATGGCTGCTTAATTACAATTTATAATAAAACTTTTTCAAAAAAAGCTGAGATAAATAATAACTCTTCTTTAAAAGAAGTTAATTCTAAAGAAGTGATTGATGTAAAAAAGGGAACAGATAAAGTTGAAAATAATACTGATTTAGTTGGCGGTGAAAATCCAAACTTTGCTGAAGAAGAAAACAGTGTAGATGTTTTAGATGATAAAGTTATTTGCGTTAAAACAGACGATTTTAATGATAATGTGATAAAAGGGGTTCTGTTGAATATAAAACAGAATAATTTGGATATTAAAACTGATTTTAGTGATGATTGTAATGGTAGGTGGGTAATTAATACTGAAAGCAAAAAATTAGGTGATTTAAAATATAATGATATCATAGATTTCTCATTGAATTATGAAGAGGAATATCAAGAAATTTATAACTATCTTAGTTTAAATGAAATATATAATTTTTATGTTATTAGTAGTAAAATAGATAATGTTTCATCGGTTGAAATAATTAATGATGATAAAAACTATATTAAACAGTTTTTTATAACCTACAATGAAGAAATTGACAATGATACAGTTAGTAACTTTGTTTATATAGGGGATTATAGTGACACATTTATAAGTGTACCATTGATTAAATATTATGCGAAGTATCCTGATAAAGTTCATGTGATTGTAGGAACAGATTTTTTAGATAAAAAAGTTTTTGATGAAAACTTTAATGAATATTTTGTTAAAAGTATCATTGTTACACCTGTTTGTGTTGTATGTAATGAAGTAAACAAGCTTTTCAACAAAGAGTTTTTAGATTTTTATAATATGTCTCCAGATTTTGATTCTGCAGTGGGTTATGATATCGTAACTTATATAAAAAATGAATTAGATGGTTTATATCTTAAAAGTAATTATGTAAGTGGGATTAAAGGCATAAAAAATGATAGGGTATATAGGGAATATAATTTTTATAAAATTATAGGGAAAAATAGATTAATCAGAATGTTAAATTAG
- the mnmE gene encoding tRNA uridine-5-carboxymethylaminomethyl(34) synthesis GTPase MnmE, with protein MDTIVAPITPLMRTSVIVIRVSGPRAFDVSKYLYVSGKKINDFKHKYVYHGEFIADDIKDDVIFYAFHSPNSYTGENVVEISFHGNPIIVQKALKNIYKLGIRLAEPGEFTKQAFLNGKIDLIQAEAVYELIDSKSVTGIYSSYEKLRSGMRGEVDFIKENLLDILSVVEAYIDFPEEDLSDFELKYVYERLDNIIFKLEKLISTFETFKYVNEGVKIAIIGKPNVGKSSLMNYLLRENRVIVSDIPGTTRDVVEEEINIKGYNVKLIDTAGIRNSNDKIEVIGIEFSKNKLNEANIVLFLFDLEKGVDEDDLQIMNLVKDKNIIKVANKLDKKMVDIDCDVEISVKTGEGVDDLLNILEKQIKSIVVVNEDNKQLLSERQRDAFLEILNHIQDIKKNFNVLTLDLLAVDLHFCLNKISELTGEIYTEDLLKNIFDKFCIGK; from the coding sequence ATGGATACAATTGTAGCTCCAATTACTCCCCTGATGAGAACATCTGTAATAGTTATAAGGGTTTCTGGTCCAAGAGCTTTTGACGTAAGTAAATATTTGTATGTTTCTGGTAAAAAGATAAACGATTTTAAGCATAAATATGTGTATCATGGGGAGTTTATAGCTGATGACATTAAAGATGATGTTATCTTTTATGCATTTCATTCTCCAAACTCATATACTGGTGAAAATGTTGTAGAAATATCGTTCCATGGAAATCCAATTATTGTGCAGAAAGCATTAAAAAATATATACAAATTAGGGATTAGATTAGCAGAGCCTGGAGAGTTTACAAAACAAGCTTTTTTAAATGGGAAAATAGACCTCATTCAAGCGGAAGCGGTCTATGAATTGATTGATTCAAAGTCGGTTACCGGCATTTATTCTTCATATGAAAAGTTAAGAAGCGGAATGAGAGGAGAAGTTGATTTTATAAAGGAGAATCTTTTGGATATTTTAAGTGTAGTTGAAGCTTATATAGATTTCCCTGAAGAGGATTTATCAGATTTTGAATTAAAATATGTTTATGAGCGATTGGATAATATAATTTTTAAATTAGAGAAGCTTATTTCTACTTTTGAAACATTTAAGTATGTAAATGAAGGTGTAAAGATTGCAATTATTGGTAAGCCTAATGTGGGAAAGTCTTCATTGATGAATTATCTTTTAAGAGAGAATAGAGTAATTGTTTCTGATATCCCTGGGACAACAAGGGATGTAGTGGAAGAAGAGATTAATATTAAGGGTTATAATGTAAAATTAATAGATACAGCTGGTATTAGAAATTCTAATGATAAAATTGAAGTGATAGGTATTGAGTTTTCTAAAAATAAACTAAATGAAGCTAATATTGTTTTGTTTTTATTTGATTTAGAAAAAGGTGTTGATGAAGATGACTTACAAATAATGAATCTTGTTAAAGATAAAAATATTATTAAGGTAGCAAATAAACTTGATAAGAAGATGGTAGATATTGATTGTGATGTGGAGATATCGGTTAAAACTGGTGAAGGGGTAGATGATTTATTAAATATTTTAGAAAAACAGATAAAAAGTATTGTAGTTGTAAATGAAGACAATAAGCAGCTTTTATCTGAAAGACAGAGAGATGCTTTTTTGGAGATACTAAATCATATACAAGATATTAAAAAGAATTTTAATGTTTTAACACTAGATCTTTTAGCTGTTGATCTACATTTTTGTTTAAATAAAATTTCAGAGTTAACTGGTGAGATATATACGGAAGATCTTTTAAAAAATATTTTTGATAAATTTTGTATTGGTAAATGA
- a CDS encoding metal-dependent hydrolase, with protein sequence MATIKWLGHAAVLIKGSKNILIDPFIKGNPVAKVNIDEIDVDLILVTHGHPDHLGDTIEISKKKNIPVIAIFEITNYLQSKGINDIIPMNIGGKRSFDFGWVKMVPALHSSSIIDAEGIHYAGNPVGYVVNIDGSTIYVAGDTALFKDMEIIGELLKPDIAILPVGDNFTMDIDEAIYACKLLKVKKMIPIHYNTWDLISIDIEKFKKDCADKGVETIILEVNGEYEI encoded by the coding sequence ATGGCTACAATTAAATGGTTAGGGCATGCTGCAGTTTTAATCAAAGGGAGTAAAAATATTCTGATAGATCCATTTATAAAAGGGAATCCAGTTGCCAAGGTAAATATAGATGAGATTGATGTAGATTTAATATTGGTTACTCATGGACATCCAGATCATTTAGGGGACACCATAGAAATATCTAAAAAGAAAAATATTCCTGTAATTGCGATTTTCGAAATAACAAATTATTTACAAAGCAAAGGGATAAATGACATTATACCTATGAATATTGGAGGGAAAAGATCCTTTGATTTTGGTTGGGTAAAGATGGTTCCAGCTTTACATTCCTCATCAATAATAGATGCTGAAGGTATTCATTATGCAGGTAATCCTGTAGGTTATGTTGTTAATATTGATGGAAGCACAATCTATGTAGCTGGCGATACAGCACTCTTTAAAGATATGGAGATAATAGGTGAATTGTTAAAACCAGATATTGCTATTTTGCCTGTTGGAGACAATTTTACCATGGACATTGACGAGGCTATTTATGCGTGTAAATTGCTAAAAGTTAAAAAGATGATCCCAATTCATTATAATACATGGGATTTGATATCTATAGATATTGAAAAGTTTAAAAAGGATTGCGCAGATAAAGGGGTTGAAACAATTATTTTAGAGGTAAATGGTGAATATGAAATCTAA